One window from the genome of Pseudonocardia hierapolitana encodes:
- a CDS encoding ABC transporter substrate-binding protein, giving the protein MRSAHLHRCSVLTVVVTVLALFAACGRGPGTDGGTPVPDGELRIAPQFSPRSGYAIDTDDPYILTQLGVTEALTSATADGQVRPALAESWTQVDPLTWRFVLRAGVTFHDGTPLTPAAVVTALGHVAGVAAPPRALRGLGLTVVEDGANSVQVATTHPDPILPLRMSSPNAVILAASAYTGGAPSVIGTGTGPMRLTAVEGAQRASLERFDGYWGGRPALARVTTTFVTDPAARALALRAGDVDIAQGLPESSLLEFSAGSGFDEQTVAAPRTVLLLLNQSAAPFSDPRIRQAVARAVDRTALAEQALAGSAIPASELFGPAVAWGAHEPPPAPDIEGAKALLVQAGHGPDNPLPVRLWTYQNRPELPTLATAVQAMLREVGIDAEIRIGEYGTQEPEVLAGRYDMFLLSRSYLTDVPDAGATLRSDYACDGSYNLNHYCSPAFDSLVARLDTATDAGTRQDVFRAAARMLVDDVVGVPLVHSQENGVSRNVVGYTLDPMAKQLVTSQLAVTG; this is encoded by the coding sequence ATGCGCAGCGCACACCTGCACCGGTGCTCCGTCCTCACGGTCGTGGTGACGGTGCTGGCACTCTTCGCCGCGTGCGGTCGCGGGCCGGGCACGGACGGCGGCACGCCGGTGCCGGACGGCGAGCTGCGGATCGCCCCGCAGTTCTCCCCGCGCTCGGGGTACGCGATCGACACCGACGACCCGTACATCCTCACCCAGCTCGGCGTCACCGAGGCGCTGACCAGCGCCACGGCCGACGGGCAGGTGCGCCCGGCGCTCGCGGAGTCCTGGACGCAGGTCGATCCGCTCACCTGGCGGTTCGTGCTGCGTGCTGGAGTGACGTTCCACGACGGCACTCCATTGACGCCGGCCGCCGTCGTCACGGCGCTCGGCCATGTGGCCGGGGTCGCGGCGCCGCCGCGGGCGCTGCGCGGGCTCGGCCTGACCGTCGTCGAGGACGGCGCGAACTCCGTGCAGGTCGCGACGACGCATCCGGACCCGATCCTGCCGCTGCGGATGAGCAGCCCGAACGCTGTGATCCTCGCCGCGTCCGCCTACACCGGCGGCGCGCCTTCCGTGATCGGGACGGGCACCGGGCCCATGCGGCTCACCGCGGTGGAGGGCGCGCAGCGGGCATCGCTGGAGCGGTTCGACGGCTACTGGGGCGGCCGGCCTGCGCTCGCACGGGTGACCACAACGTTCGTCACGGACCCGGCCGCACGAGCTCTCGCGCTCCGGGCAGGCGACGTCGACATCGCACAGGGGCTGCCGGAGTCGTCGCTGCTGGAGTTCTCGGCGGGTTCGGGGTTCGACGAGCAGACGGTCGCCGCTCCCCGCACGGTCTTGCTGCTGCTGAACCAGTCGGCCGCCCCGTTCTCCGACCCGCGGATCCGGCAGGCGGTCGCACGAGCCGTCGATCGCACGGCGCTCGCCGAGCAGGCGCTGGCGGGGTCGGCGATCCCGGCCTCCGAGCTGTTCGGCCCCGCGGTCGCGTGGGGCGCCCACGAGCCGCCGCCCGCGCCCGACATCGAGGGAGCCAAGGCGCTGCTCGTCCAGGCCGGGCACGGTCCCGACAACCCGTTGCCGGTGCGGCTCTGGACCTACCAGAACCGCCCGGAGCTGCCCACGCTCGCCACGGCCGTGCAGGCGATGCTGCGCGAGGTCGGCATCGACGCCGAGATCCGGATCGGCGAGTACGGCACCCAGGAACCGGAGGTGCTCGCGGGCCGCTACGACATGTTCCTGCTCTCCCGCAGCTACCTCACGGATGTGCCGGACGCGGGCGCGACGCTGCGGAGCGACTACGCCTGCGACGGCTCCTACAACCTCAACCACTACTGCTCGCCCGCGTTCGACTCCTTGGTCGCCAGGCTCGACACGGCCACGGATGCCGGCACGCGTCAGGACGTCTTCCGCGCGGCCGCCCGCATGCTCGTCGACGACGTGGTCGGCGTTCCGCTCGTGCACTCGCAGGAGAACGGCGTCTCCCGGAACGTGGTCGGCTACACGCTCGACCCGATGGCGAAGCAGCTGGTGACGTCGCAGCTCGCCGTCACCGGATGA
- a CDS encoding MDR family MFS transporter produces MTTTAPAGRRFGALRDFGRLPRVMRLLVLTQLAFNIGFYMVLPYLATHLTENLALAGAVVGLVLGLRTFSQQGLFVVGGTLTDRIGAKPVVLAGCALRAAGFVLLGIAESLPAVLAGAMLTGFAAALFSPAVESSLAREAGEQAEAGGPARADVFAMLAISGQVGTVVGPLLGASLLAVGFRLSCLVAAVVFVLIGLAHLRWLPRRPPQHAGERVLAGWAEVVRNRRFMAFAAGYSGYLLCYNQLYLALPAELRRATGDQAALGWLFVLASVMVIAGQLPATRWGRRIGAARAIVLGFGLMALSFLTVAIAVLLPGSTAGVPLWPAVTMVVLLTAGEMLAVPVAQDLVPRLAGERRLGVYFGVLSSAGGVAVLAGSTVVGALLDPAVAAPAVPWLVLAGVPAASAVIISMLARRGSLTASP; encoded by the coding sequence ATGACGACCACCGCGCCTGCGGGGCGCCGCTTCGGTGCGCTGCGCGACTTCGGCCGCCTGCCCCGGGTCATGCGGCTCCTCGTGCTCACCCAGCTGGCCTTCAACATCGGCTTCTACATGGTGCTGCCCTACCTGGCGACGCACCTCACGGAGAACCTCGCGCTCGCCGGCGCGGTGGTCGGGCTCGTACTCGGCCTGCGCACCTTCAGCCAGCAGGGCCTGTTCGTCGTCGGCGGCACGCTCACCGACCGGATCGGCGCGAAGCCGGTCGTCCTCGCCGGCTGCGCGCTCCGGGCCGCCGGTTTCGTCCTGCTCGGGATCGCCGAGAGCCTGCCGGCCGTGCTCGCAGGCGCCATGCTGACCGGGTTCGCAGCAGCCCTGTTCTCGCCTGCCGTGGAGTCGTCCCTCGCCCGGGAGGCCGGCGAGCAGGCGGAGGCGGGCGGGCCCGCCCGGGCGGACGTGTTCGCGATGCTCGCGATCAGCGGCCAGGTCGGCACCGTCGTGGGGCCACTTCTCGGCGCGTCGCTGCTCGCCGTCGGGTTCCGGCTCTCGTGTCTCGTGGCCGCCGTCGTGTTCGTGCTGATCGGTCTCGCCCACCTGCGGTGGCTGCCGCGCCGACCCCCGCAGCACGCCGGCGAGCGCGTGCTCGCCGGGTGGGCCGAGGTGGTGCGCAACCGGCGGTTCATGGCGTTCGCGGCGGGCTACTCCGGCTACCTGCTCTGCTACAACCAGCTCTACCTGGCCTTGCCCGCCGAGCTGCGCAGGGCCACCGGTGATCAGGCCGCACTGGGCTGGCTCTTCGTGCTCGCCTCCGTGATGGTGATCGCCGGGCAGCTGCCGGCTACCCGGTGGGGCCGCCGGATCGGTGCGGCTCGCGCGATCGTGCTCGGATTCGGGCTCATGGCCCTGTCGTTCCTCACGGTGGCGATCGCCGTGCTGCTGCCCGGATCCACCGCAGGCGTGCCGCTGTGGCCGGCCGTGACGATGGTCGTGCTGCTCACCGCCGGGGAGATGCTCGCCGTCCCCGTCGCCCAGGACCTCGTCCCCCGGCTCGCAGGCGAGCGGCGGCTCGGCGTCTACTTCGGGGTGCTGTCCTCGGCCGGCGGGGTCGCCGTGCTCGCCGGCAGCACCGTGGTGGGTGCCTTGCTCGACCCCGCGGTGGCGGCACCGGCCGTGCCATGGCTGGTGCTCGCGGGCGTGCCCGCGGCGAGCGCCGTGATCATCAGCATGCTGGCCCGGCGCGGCTCGCTGACGGCCTCGCCGTGA